Proteins encoded together in one Salvelinus fontinalis isolate EN_2023a chromosome 6, ASM2944872v1, whole genome shotgun sequence window:
- the LOC129858077 gene encoding ras-related protein Rab-33B-like, with translation MASVESSMEFTSSLTVSSHLPPPRTRIFKIIVIGDSGVGKTCLTYRFCAGKFPEKTEATIGVDFREKLIEIDGETIKVQLWDTAGQERFRKSMVQHYYRNVHAVVFVYDVTSAASFRSLPTWIEECKQHALGQEVPRILVGNKCDLQNSVQVGTDLAQQFADAHSMPLFETSAKNPSSDGSGDSIRGSSDHVEAIFMTVAHKLKSQKPLILSQLPRGVLGGDTVTLIRGRDEGEEKVSWTCSC, from the exons ATGGCAAGTGTGGAGTCGTCGATGGAATTCACCAGTTCGCTGACTGTCTCGTCTCATCTTCCGCCCCCACGGACACGGATTTTCAAGATCATAGTGATTGGAGACTCCGGGGTGGGCAAGACCTGCCTCACCTACCGATTCTGTGCGGGCAAGTTTCCGGAGAAAACCGAGGCCACGATCGGGGTGGACTTTCGGGAGAAACTTATCGAGATTGACGGAGAGACAATCAAG gtCCAGCTATGGGACACGGCGGGCCAGGAGCGTTTTCGTAAGAGTATGGTACAGCACTACTACCGCAACGTGCACGCTGTGGTGTTTGTGTACGACGTGACCAGCGCCGCCAGCTTCCGCAGCCTCCCGACCTGGATCGAGGAGTGTAAGCAGCACGCCCTGGGCCAGGAGGTCCCGAGGATCCTGGTGGGGAACAAGTGTGACCTGCAGAACTCTGTCCAGGTGGGCACGGACTTGGCCCAGCAGTTTGCCGACGCCCACTCTATGCCCCTGTTCGAGACGTCCGCCAAGAACCCCAGCAGCGACGGTAGCGGTGACAGTATCCGGGGGAGCAGCGATCACGTGGAGGCCATCTTCATGACGGTGGCCCACAAGCTGAAGTCCCAGAAGCCTCTGATACTTAGCCAGCTGCCCAGGGGGGTGTTAGGGGGGGACACGGTAACCCTGATAAGGGGGAGGGACGAGGGCGAGGAGAAGGTGAGCTGGACCTGCAGCTGCTGA